From Bactrocera oleae isolate idBacOlea1 chromosome 4, idBacOlea1, whole genome shotgun sequence:
attcaataattattaTCAAAACATAACGCAAAAAATCGCCACTATATcattatatattgttattagacgttattttaaattgttatcCTCAAATTTGTTACAATTTCTGGTAAATCATTTGGTTAGGAACTTTAGATATCTCTTTTTAAGCTTAGTAATTATTTCCTTTATTTAACTTTGGGGATATTAGGAAAGTATTTTGTCTTCCTAATATTTCATTAGCCTATCAACTTTTATAGTTACTTGTTCGTAATATTAACAAAGTTGACATATTTCCCCTATGCAGAGACACCTTTTAACAGTCCATTCCTTCGAATTCAGAATAGGAAATTCCCTCGGCTTTTAATGATCACAAGCAGATAAAAAAACCTACTATTATTTTATCTAATATCGTTGATAATTAGTTGCACGACTGTGTATatgatatacaaatattttatgtatggatgtatgtaagtacacatGTAGGTAGATAAATGTATTATTAGTATATAATAACGAAACTTTGGTATGGTtgtaataaattgaatttttttagagTCATGCTGAACATCTACCTTTTAAATGTGAATATTGCGCTAGACTTTTTAAACACAAGAGGTCTAGAGATCGCCACACCAAGCTGCACACTGGGGATCGACGTTACCGTTGTCCACACTGTGAGGCAGCTTTCTCTCGAAGgtaagaaatatataatgaaGAGTTTTCGTAGGTGAAATAATCTAGTTTGGGTCTATGGAATATTAaccttatttatatacatgttgAACTATCGAtcacattttaattatatacatatactttttatattttagtgatCATCTAAAAATCCATATGAAAACCCACGATAATCAAAAACCATTCCAATGCACGGTATGCAATCGTGGTTATAATACAGCTGCAGCATTAACTTCGCATATGCAAAATCACAAGAAACAGGCAGCCATTTTATCGGCAGGGGGAACCCCTCAAGTTCTTAATTACAGTCCTCGATCTAGTGGATCTGTATCAAGTTGTGGAAGTTTACATAAAAGTCGCCATGGCGCATCATTAGTTCCTGGTGACAGTAGTAAAACAAATCGAATGGACATTCCGAAACGACCAAACACAGTCAATCTTCTGACATGTAATTATTGCTCCAAATCCAAGTTTAATTCTATCGAGCAACTCAATGAACATATTAGCTCGAAACATAGCCAAGATATATTTTCCCCACAAAAACCGACTACACAGCTTGCTTTAAATGACGCAATTTCGGATATAAACCCGTTCCAGCTAAGTTGCGAATATTGCACTAGAGAGTTTGGAAGTCTTCCCGCTTTATTTCAACATATACGCCTCGCACATGTCGATCGATTAGCCAGTCCCAATTCTTATTTTGAACATTTCAATCGTTTGGCTGCATCAGGGACTTTTAGTCCTCGTTTTGTGAATGACAAAACAATTGGAAGGGAAGACAACGTACTAAATGAAAGTAATATAAAGCAAGAGCCACTTTTGCCTTCGGCAAATATCCATGCTGAAAAACCAGAGGATGAACCCACTGATCTTAGTCAAAATAACCGACGTTCATCAACTGCGCTGCTACAGCCAGAAGAGTCTCTCCAGCCAgatatgtttttttgtaatcAATGTAATGCTGGATTACCAGATTTTGATAAGTTTCGAAACCACTTAAAAACACATATAACGCAGGACTTAAACCTTATTTGTCACCATTGTGGTTTGGCTTTACAAGAACAATCGGAACACGAACGGCATGTAATTTCACATTATTTAATATCAAGTTCTGAATATATTTGTGCAGGCAACAAGTGCGACAAATCTCATTCAAACCTAGAGGAACTTCAAGCTCACATGCTGGAGCAGCACGCAATCCCTATGTTCAAGTGTTCTGTGTGCTCCGAACTATTTGAGTCCAAAATGGCAATTCAGATGCATTTTGCTTGTACACATTCCATTGAAACTAAAATATTCCGTTGCTCAGCATGTATGGAAGTGTTTCGAATTGAAAATGAGTTCAGTTCGCACGTCAAATCGCATCATCCTGGTATTAATGGGCCGATACCCAATTCCCTTCAATGCATGTTTTGCCGCACTATCTGCTCAACTGAATTAGAGATGCATTTTCATTTAGCCGCACATGCTCGCCAATTCCAGTGTCCTTCCTGCCCGGAAACCTTTAATGTAGAATTTCTATTAGATCGACATATGCAAAGACATCACACAGACAATAAGCGGGCAACATTGTCTTCGAACGAAACATACGAAGAGGTATCAACATCATCAAATATGCCGAGTCAAATGAACTCTCTATATATGAACTCCTTAATAAGCAAAGCGCCACAAATGCCGATTTCTTCGCAAAATAACAACACTAGCGTTCTTGACTACAATATTGCATTTGCGGCGCATCTTAATAAAAGCATTTTCCATGGTCCCAATGCGGCTGCAACAACATTGGCCGATGGCAAGTTTTACAATGCATTGCAAGTCGATACTGGTACCGTGAAACAACCCAGACTCATGTACGGCCTTAGTCGACGATATTTTGACACAAGCCGAACATTAATAGAGATGTATGCTCAGCATAGAATAGAGAAACCAAAcactatggaaaacttttacaaCAACCCAAAACCACAACATTTAAAACCTCAAGCAGATTTAAATCGAATTCGGTCACCAGTAGAGTCAATAATTCCAACTTCCCTTGCTTCGCACTCTTCAATGGGGTATAGCTGTGATATTTGCGAacgcaatgatttccgatcagaAGGCGAAGTTAATTCTCATCGAAAAATCGTTCATAATATAAAAACGGGTGTTAGTCTGCGCTGCGCTTATTGCTCAGGAAATTTTAAGTCACGAACTGAGTTGGAACATCACATGAGAACTTGTCATAATTCTACAGGGAAACATAAATGTCTTATTTGCGATGAAGTTTTCCCTTCGCCAGCTATATTGGCAGAGCACAAATTGCAACATTCTAAGGTTGGTCAATGCGGAAAATGTTCACACTGCAGCAAACTATTGGACGATGTTACAGCGTTTAAAGCACATCTCAGTGAGCACAACAATGAAAGTCAGCTTCCCATGCATTGTATCTGCTGCCGACAATCGCTCCACTCTGATTTTGAAATCAGTTTACATGCTCAGTAATGAAAcagataaataattttgaaatatcagTTATaatcagtttttgtttttagattcCATACTAAATCTTCGAACGTTACAGAAAGTGTATGTGCCCTTTGCTTAGAATCTATTCCGAACCCAATTAACGGAGAAGCAAAAGTTTGTGACAAGTGCTGCCGCAAACACAAGCTTGGCGCAAATTTTAAGGGCCAACGCTTACGTAACGCCCTTTACGAACAGGGTCCCGAAGCTTTCCGAAGTTCATTAAAGGTTGAAAGTCGTTGTAATATCTGCAAATTGATTCTACCATGCACCCAAAAACTCCAAGAACATCTGGTCGAACACACTTTTGCTGGTTGTGAAGAACGGGGCTTTAATTGTTACATATGCTCTGCTGTGTTTACAGCTCCAAGTAGTTTGCTATGCCACATGCATGAGCATGGACTGCAAAGCAGGCCCTACGACTGTAATCTATGTAGCGAAAAGTTCTTTTTCCGAACGGAACTTGAGCACCATTTACTGACCCATGAGAAGCAGAACCTGCTTGagtccaaaaataaaaaaaattgtacgaaCAAATTTTCGTTTCTTAAAGAAGTCGATGACTCTGCGTCCTATCTGACAGAAGTTAAAAAGGAAATACTCCCGGTTGATGATAAAATCACATTAGGCGAAGAGGACGAGTACATCGAAATAGAAAATGTTACTGATGTCTATCAGACATATAATAATGCAAAACCAACTTTTGTCACTCATAAAGAAAGCCTACCAATGGAAGAATTAAACCAAAAGTGTGCCGAAGAAAACagtgtttaataatttaaagttgtgttattttatgcctcttagaaaatatataatattattatacatacatacatatgtgaatatacacattactattattatatgtCAACaatgttaaattatttatatttgcaattgATTGTTTCTGAACCATAATCAgctttttagcatttttgctgaaattataaattcaaaagaTTGCTTACggtttttgtgattttattataaatacccAACACAAAACACAAGATAATATTCCACTAAAACTATGCGGTTTTGAAGGATATAAGAAATTAGATGTAAAACAACTATACATAAGTATTCAGATTTCATTCTTTAATTATCATTTCAATGATTATTGTTGATAGCTTTAGTTAATTatagcaaatttattttattatcaaccTAAAAATATTCCTACATAAATATAGCAACAGTAAGCATGAACCCACGGAGGTACTAAATAGGATATCTATTAATATGTATTAATGTAACTTTTAGCAAacgtgaaaatatataaataatagtgtGACTATGAACAAATAAAATCTTGTTTTACTCTTCATGATagcaagtaaatatatgtatatgcacatggATAAGGTTACAATTGCTTCGCAGCACCCCATATTTCACTTGAATCAGATAAATACACAATTACACATTTTACACATGCCTATGTTATCTTCTCTGAGGAGATAATCAGCGCAACGATTATTGTCGACACCAGTGTATGTATAAAGGTATACAACTGTAACGACCGATTGACACATTTTAAACTAGTAGCGCAATTTAGTAAGCAGTCTCTAGTCACTATTTAAGACATTTTGAAGTAAAGTCTCAAGGCACAAACAATCAGtgacgcaaaaccgtgtcccgAATCAGCTGACACGACTtttcttatgagagcgcaatgtaaatgatcagtcaccaccgcttctaccgtccgcttcaacaaCCTGTACGGGAGGATATctgcgaaaattggatttttcccgttgAAACGAGTgcgctgagagtgagagagcaatctcttgcaacgcaggattgccaatctcgatattttgtagtaattaaaaattgaacttgaatatatttgaaatatttttaaataacttaaaatcacagtcgaatacacttatatataaataggtaaataacttttatactctcgcaacctgttccTACAGAGTAGTTTTGttcagctaacggttgtttgtatcacctaaaactaatcgagttagataaagggttatatatatatatatataaatgatcaggatgaagagacgagttgaaatccgggtgactgtctgtccgtccgtccgtccgtccgtccgtgcaagctctaacttgagtaaaaatttagatatctttatgaaacttggtagacatgtttcttggtaccgtgagacggttggtattgcagatgggcgtaatcggaacactgccacgcccacaaaacgccattattcagaaacaaataaattgccataactaagctccacaacaagatacaagactcttatttggtgcacaggatcacaatagggagggacatctgcagttagaatttttgtttaaggtaagcgtggtcccgcccctaataggtttaatgtgcatatctcctaaaccgctaatgctataataacaaaattcactggaagcaaatgtttttggaacctctattgacggagtgaaaacgggtgaaatcgggtg
This genomic window contains:
- the L gene encoding zinc finger protein 423 homolog, with protein sequence MAVKMLYRGPSSRLENLIEKIQATKEIGTTDMYSTHTSSNYSPSVSDGTLTPNSLQNHEHTTPHLAQLQTMQYFPQQRSDGDVSRNENQTKRVNIDGDEVKGNEDPKPAKESSAETFNTTKLEEGNINSDMQHKRQARLHRQHLYHHGEYHTAKLVTKLRKIERVATKFDKLTGNGIKGSNVDGSYQCQFCEKSFPRLGYLKKHEQSHAEHLPFKCEYCARLFKHKRSRDRHTKLHTGDRRYRCPHCEAAFSRSDHLKIHMKTHDNQKPFQCTVCNRGYNTAAALTSHMQNHKKQAAILSAGGTPQVLNYSPRSSGSVSSCGSLHKSRHGASLVPGDSSKTNRMDIPKRPNTVNLLTCNYCSKSKFNSIEQLNEHISSKHSQDIFSPQKPTTQLALNDAISDINPFQLSCEYCTREFGSLPALFQHIRLAHVDRLASPNSYFEHFNRLAASGTFSPRFVNDKTIGREDNVLNESNIKQEPLLPSANIHAEKPEDEPTDLSQNNRRSSTALLQPEESLQPDMFFCNQCNAGLPDFDKFRNHLKTHITQDLNLICHHCGLALQEQSEHERHVISHYLISSSEYICAGNKCDKSHSNLEELQAHMLEQHAIPMFKCSVCSELFESKMAIQMHFACTHSIETKIFRCSACMEVFRIENEFSSHVKSHHPGINGPIPNSLQCMFCRTICSTELEMHFHLAAHARQFQCPSCPETFNVEFLLDRHMQRHHTDNKRATLSSNETYEEVSTSSNMPSQMNSLYMNSLISKAPQMPISSQNNNTSVLDYNIAFAAHLNKSIFHGPNAAATTLADGKFYNALQVDTGTVKQPRLMYGLSRRYFDTSRTLIEMYAQHRIEKPNTMENFYNNPKPQHLKPQADLNRIRSPVESIIPTSLASHSSMGYSCDICERNDFRSEGEVNSHRKIVHNIKTGVSLRCAYCSGNFKSRTELEHHMRTCHNSTGKHKCLICDEVFPSPAILAEHKLQHSKVGQCGKCSHCSKLLDDVTAFKAHLSEHNNESQLPMHCICCRQSLHSDFEISLHAQFHTKSSNVTESVCALCLESIPNPINGEAKVCDKCCRKHKLGANFKGQRLRNALYEQGPEAFRSSLKVESRCNICKLILPCTQKLQEHLVEHTFAGCEERGFNCYICSAVFTAPSSLLCHMHEHGLQSRPYDCNLCSEKFFFRTELEHHLLTHEKQNLLESKNKKNCTNKFSFLKEVDDSASYLTEVKKEILPVDDKITLGEEDEYIEIENVTDVYQTYNNAKPTFVTHKESLPMEELNQKCAEENSV